Proteins from a genomic interval of Leifsonia shinshuensis:
- a CDS encoding CsbD family protein produces the protein MGLDDKIENTAQNAGGKAKEATGKATGDRDLEAEGKGDQVKADLKNAGEKVKDAFKH, from the coding sequence ATGGGACTCGACGACAAGATCGAGAACACCGCTCAGAACGCGGGCGGCAAGGCCAAGGAGGCGACCGGCAAGGCGACCGGCGACCGGGACCTCGAGGCCGAAGGCAAGGGGGACCAGGTCAAGGCGGACCTCAAGAACGCCGGCGAGAAGGTGAAGGACGCCTTCAAGCACTGA
- the glgX gene encoding glycogen debranching protein GlgX, translating to MSADGSNPYPLGITLVEGGANVAVYSENADNVYVSRFDARGRETRTELHNRTGHVFHGFVPGLVPGTRYGIRVAGPWDPANGLRFSPAKVLLPTRARAVSGSWDNSQAVFGHQLGRPKRRSDTNGKGHVALGVVVDPQEFDWGDHERPYTPLSETIIYETHVKGFTKLMEWVPEEFRGTYAGLAHPAAVEYLKNLGVTAVELMPVHQFVQDPHLQEKGLRNYWGYNSIGFFAPHNEYAATGDTGHQVDEFKGMVKALHAAGLEVILDVVYNHTAEGNDLGPTYSFKGIDNPSYYRLVEGDRAHYFDTTGTGNSVNVSHPAALQLIMDSLRYWVEDYHIDGFRFDLATTLTRQGGDASLHSAFLTLIQQDPVLARVKMIAEPWDTAGYQLGGFPADWSEWNGKFRDDVRDFWRGTPGVLGTLSQRVLGSPDIYEDSRRAPLSSVNFVTAHDGFTLADLTSYDEKHNEANGEDNRDGESDNRSRNYGVEGPTDDPAINAVRIRQRKNFLATVLLSAGVPMILGGDEIGRTQQGNNNAYCQDNEISWYDWANADWDLHAFTAVLIRLRRSEPALRPEWYRHAPDVGGPDTVRIVRADGEPFADEDWGDPEARSIAFQLMHEGADSFLLMLNAAENGVEFVLPDPPGAHWELELSSDPELALNDGESVIVGETSFALFRSAART from the coding sequence GTGAGCGCCGACGGCTCCAACCCGTATCCGCTCGGGATCACCCTCGTCGAGGGCGGGGCGAACGTCGCCGTCTACAGCGAGAACGCCGACAACGTCTACGTGTCGCGCTTCGACGCGCGCGGCCGGGAGACCAGGACCGAGCTCCACAACCGCACCGGCCACGTGTTCCACGGTTTCGTGCCGGGGCTCGTCCCCGGCACCCGCTACGGTATCCGGGTCGCCGGTCCGTGGGATCCGGCCAACGGCCTGCGCTTCTCGCCCGCGAAGGTGCTCCTGCCGACGCGGGCCCGCGCCGTGAGCGGCTCGTGGGACAACTCGCAGGCCGTGTTCGGCCACCAGCTCGGCCGGCCGAAGCGGCGCAGCGACACCAACGGCAAGGGCCACGTCGCGCTCGGGGTCGTCGTCGACCCGCAGGAGTTCGACTGGGGCGACCACGAGCGGCCGTACACGCCGCTCAGCGAGACCATCATCTACGAGACCCACGTCAAGGGCTTCACCAAGCTGATGGAGTGGGTGCCGGAGGAGTTCCGCGGCACCTACGCCGGCCTCGCCCACCCGGCCGCCGTCGAGTACCTGAAGAACCTCGGCGTCACCGCGGTCGAGCTCATGCCGGTGCACCAGTTCGTCCAGGACCCGCACCTGCAGGAGAAGGGTCTCCGCAACTACTGGGGCTACAACTCCATCGGCTTCTTCGCCCCGCACAACGAGTACGCCGCCACCGGCGACACCGGGCACCAGGTGGACGAGTTCAAGGGCATGGTCAAGGCGCTGCACGCGGCCGGCCTGGAGGTCATCCTCGACGTGGTCTACAACCACACCGCGGAGGGCAACGACCTCGGTCCCACCTACAGCTTCAAGGGCATCGACAACCCCTCCTACTACCGGCTCGTCGAGGGCGACCGCGCGCACTACTTCGACACCACCGGCACCGGGAACAGCGTCAACGTCAGCCATCCCGCCGCCCTGCAGCTCATCATGGACTCGCTGCGGTACTGGGTTGAGGACTACCACATCGACGGGTTCCGCTTCGATCTGGCCACCACGCTCACCCGGCAGGGCGGCGACGCCAGCCTGCACAGCGCGTTCCTCACGCTCATCCAGCAGGACCCGGTCCTCGCACGGGTGAAGATGATCGCCGAGCCGTGGGACACCGCCGGCTACCAGCTCGGCGGCTTCCCGGCCGACTGGTCGGAGTGGAACGGCAAGTTCCGCGACGACGTCCGCGACTTCTGGCGCGGCACCCCCGGCGTGCTCGGGACGCTCTCGCAGCGCGTGCTCGGCAGCCCGGACATCTACGAGGACTCCCGGCGCGCCCCGCTCTCGAGCGTGAACTTCGTCACCGCCCACGACGGCTTCACGCTCGCCGACCTCACGAGTTACGACGAGAAGCACAACGAGGCCAACGGCGAGGACAACCGCGACGGCGAATCCGACAACCGCTCGCGCAACTACGGCGTGGAGGGCCCGACCGACGACCCGGCCATCAACGCCGTCCGCATCCGGCAGCGCAAGAACTTCCTCGCCACCGTGCTGCTCTCTGCCGGCGTGCCGATGATCCTCGGCGGCGACGAGATCGGCCGCACCCAGCAGGGCAACAACAACGCCTACTGCCAGGACAACGAGATCTCCTGGTACGACTGGGCGAACGCCGACTGGGACCTGCACGCCTTCACGGCGGTGCTCATCCGCCTCCGCCGCAGCGAGCCCGCCCTCCGGCCCGAGTGGTACCGGCACGCTCCCGACGTCGGCGGCCCGGACACGGTCCGCATCGTGCGCGCCGACGGGGAGCCGTTCGCGGACGAGGACTGGGGCGACCCGGAGGCCCGCTCGATCGCCTTCCAACTCATGCACGAGGGCGCCGACTCGTTCCTGCTGATGCTCAACGCCGCCGAGAACGGGGTGGAGTTCGTGCTGCCCGACCCGCCGGGCGCGCACTGGGAGCTGGAGCTGTCCAGCGACCCGGAGCTCGCCCTGAACGACGGCGAGAGCGTGATCGTCGGCGAGACCTCCTTCGCGCTGTTCCGATCGGCCGCCCGGACATGA
- a CDS encoding RidA family protein, which produces MAVTFLQPDGLVRSPAFSHVAVVPPGSATVYLGGQNGVDETGALVSPEVGPQAARALDNACVALAAAGAGLDDVVQWFVLIDAGADLRAAYGAIAARLARDGAPPLVTASRVAGLGVPGALIEISAIAAVPA; this is translated from the coding sequence ATGGCCGTCACCTTCCTCCAGCCGGACGGGCTCGTCCGCAGCCCCGCCTTCAGCCATGTCGCCGTCGTCCCGCCGGGCTCGGCGACCGTCTACCTCGGCGGCCAGAACGGCGTCGACGAGACCGGTGCGCTGGTCTCGCCGGAGGTCGGCCCGCAGGCCGCCCGCGCCCTCGACAACGCGTGCGTCGCCCTCGCCGCGGCGGGCGCCGGCCTCGACGATGTCGTGCAGTGGTTCGTCCTCATCGACGCGGGCGCCGATCTGCGCGCGGCGTACGGCGCCATCGCGGCCCGGCTCGCGCGGGACGGCGCTCCTCCCCTGGTGACGGCCTCCCGCGTCGCGGGGCTCGGCGTGCCGGGCGCGCTGATCGAGATCAGCGCGATCGCGGCGGTGCCGGCGTGA
- the treZ gene encoding malto-oligosyltrehalose trehalohydrolase, protein MSARGTWRPVPDRTFPVWAPDAESVLVDVAGAGRHPLEKGDDGWWRLPAPLDRGGDGAPLDYGFVVDGAGPHPDPRSRRQPDGVHALSREWDPSAFRWTDGGWRPGTLTGRVIYELHLGTFTPEGTLDAAAGRLDHLAELGVEAVELLPVNAFNGPHGWGYDGVLWFAVHEPYGGPDAYQRFVDACHGRGIAVIQDVVYNHLGPSGNYLPVFGPYLSEGRNTWGSSVNLDGPRSDEVRRLILDNAAFWLRDMHVDGLRLDAVHALRDSSAEHILEALAREAAALRDTTGRPATLIAESDLNDPRLIRDRRRHGYGLDAQWDDDVHHAVHVNLTGETSGYYADFAGPEALIKTFERGFFHDGTWSSFRERHHGRPLDADIPHSRLVAFSQDHDQVGNRAIGDRLTATLDEGRLAVAAALILLGPFTPMLFMGEEWGATTPWPFFSSHPEPDLAEATRTGRIAEFARMGWDPAVVPDPQDPATFESAKLDWTEPAEPSHARLLAWYRRLIEVRRALPADARAKDVTCADGVFGFTRAGLRVEAALSGHDLPHPADGTVTEAVFDDAVRVVRITR, encoded by the coding sequence ATGAGCGCGCGGGGCACGTGGCGGCCGGTGCCCGACCGCACGTTCCCGGTGTGGGCGCCCGACGCGGAGTCGGTCCTGGTGGACGTGGCCGGAGCAGGCCGGCATCCCCTGGAGAAGGGCGACGACGGGTGGTGGCGGCTTCCCGCTCCCCTGGACCGAGGAGGCGATGGCGCGCCCCTCGACTACGGCTTCGTCGTCGACGGCGCCGGGCCGCACCCCGACCCGCGCTCGCGGCGGCAGCCGGACGGCGTGCACGCGCTGAGCCGGGAGTGGGACCCGTCGGCGTTCCGCTGGACCGACGGCGGCTGGCGGCCCGGCACACTCACCGGCCGGGTGATCTACGAGCTCCACCTCGGCACGTTCACCCCCGAGGGGACGCTCGACGCGGCGGCCGGCCGGCTCGACCACCTCGCCGAGCTCGGCGTGGAGGCCGTCGAGCTGCTGCCGGTCAACGCGTTCAACGGCCCGCACGGCTGGGGGTACGACGGCGTGCTCTGGTTCGCCGTCCACGAACCGTACGGCGGTCCAGACGCCTACCAGCGCTTCGTCGACGCGTGCCACGGGCGCGGCATCGCGGTCATACAGGACGTGGTCTACAACCACCTCGGGCCGAGCGGCAATTATCTGCCGGTGTTCGGCCCCTACCTGAGCGAGGGCCGCAACACCTGGGGCTCGTCCGTCAACCTGGACGGCCCGCGCTCCGACGAGGTGCGCAGGCTCATCCTCGACAACGCAGCGTTCTGGCTGCGCGACATGCACGTGGACGGGCTGCGGCTGGACGCCGTGCACGCGCTCCGCGACAGCAGCGCGGAGCACATCCTGGAGGCCCTCGCCCGCGAGGCGGCGGCGCTCCGCGACACGACCGGCCGCCCGGCGACCCTGATCGCGGAGAGCGACCTCAACGACCCGAGGCTCATCCGCGACCGCCGCCGGCACGGCTACGGCCTCGACGCGCAGTGGGACGACGACGTGCACCACGCGGTCCATGTCAACCTGACCGGCGAGACGAGCGGGTACTACGCCGACTTCGCCGGGCCGGAGGCGCTGATCAAGACGTTCGAGCGCGGCTTCTTCCACGACGGCACCTGGTCCAGCTTCCGCGAACGGCACCACGGCCGCCCACTCGACGCGGACATCCCGCACTCCCGGCTGGTCGCGTTCAGCCAGGACCACGACCAGGTCGGCAACCGGGCGATCGGCGACCGGCTCACCGCGACCCTCGACGAGGGCCGTCTCGCCGTCGCCGCGGCGTTGATCCTGCTCGGCCCGTTCACGCCCATGCTGTTCATGGGCGAGGAGTGGGGCGCGACGACCCCGTGGCCGTTCTTCAGCTCCCACCCCGAGCCCGACCTGGCGGAGGCCACCCGCACCGGCCGGATCGCCGAGTTCGCCCGCATGGGCTGGGACCCGGCCGTGGTCCCCGACCCGCAGGACCCCGCCACCTTCGAGAGCGCGAAACTCGACTGGACCGAGCCGGCCGAGCCGTCCCACGCGCGCCTGCTCGCCTGGTACCGCCGCCTCATCGAGGTGCGGCGCGCCCTCCCGGCCGACGCCCGCGCGAAGGACGTGACCTGCGCGGACGGCGTCTTCGGGTTCACGCGTGCGGGCCTGCGGGTGGAGGCGGCGCTCAGCGGGCACGACCTCCCGCACCCGGCGGACGGCACCGTCACCGAGGCCGTGTTCGACGACGCGGTGCGGGTCGTGCGGATCACTCGCTGA
- the treY gene encoding malto-oligosyltrehalose synthase, whose product MSQDVPENTYRLQITPGFTLRDATQVLDYLRRLGVDAVYLSPLLQSAAGSDHGYDVVDPTRVDEARGGPEALREFADAAHLRGFRVVVDIVPNHLGVAVPHENPWWWDVLRSGQGSAFADHFDIDWAFGGGRLRLPVLGDGPDELDALRVVDGELRYYEHRFPLAPGTEFASPREVHARQHYELISWRRADAELNYRRFFAVNSLAGLRVEDPRVFEATHAEIGRWLREGLVDGLRVDHPDGLRDPGDYLRRLAGLADGRPIWVEKILEGDERIPDWPIAGTTGYDALGIVDRVFVDPAGEEPLTALAEEHDAREESRDWPGLVHRRKRAAADGILRSEVLRVVRELGSPAGEPDPEAASETWADAVAELAACFPVYRSYLPFGADHLSAALDAAAASRPDLADALNGVGEAFAPGPDGGIAPASARFQQTSGAIMAKGVEDNAFYRYSRLASLTEVGGDPSEFALPVGEFHRLQERRLAALPHSLTTLSTHDTKRSEDTRARIAVLAELPERWGRFLAAVRLRVSVGDGSLENLLWQSIVGAWPASRERLHAYALKAAREAGASTSWADPDASFEDALGELVDAAFDDARVAAEVTAIAAILDAPGASNGLGAKLVQLTLPGVPDVYQGSERWERSLVDPDNRRPVEFDAAAGLLAHLDEGRLPPIDSSGAAKLLVTSRALRLRRDRPELFSEYRPVTASGDRADHLVAFDRGGAITLATRLPVGLAAAGGWGDTSVDLGDAALRDELTGREVSGRVRLAELFDRYPVALLAVGR is encoded by the coding sequence GTGAGCCAAGACGTCCCCGAGAACACCTACCGCCTCCAGATCACGCCCGGATTCACACTGCGGGACGCCACCCAAGTGCTCGACTATCTGCGGCGCCTCGGCGTCGACGCCGTCTACCTGTCGCCGCTGCTGCAGTCGGCGGCCGGGTCCGACCACGGCTACGACGTCGTCGATCCGACCCGGGTGGACGAGGCGCGCGGCGGCCCGGAGGCGCTCCGCGAGTTCGCCGACGCGGCCCATCTCCGCGGGTTCCGGGTCGTCGTCGACATCGTGCCCAACCATCTCGGCGTCGCCGTGCCGCACGAGAACCCCTGGTGGTGGGATGTCCTCCGATCCGGCCAGGGCTCGGCGTTCGCCGACCACTTCGACATCGACTGGGCGTTCGGCGGGGGCCGGCTGCGCCTCCCGGTGCTCGGCGACGGCCCCGACGAGCTCGACGCGCTGCGGGTGGTGGACGGCGAGCTGCGCTACTACGAGCACCGCTTCCCGCTCGCTCCCGGAACGGAGTTCGCGTCTCCGCGGGAAGTGCACGCGCGACAGCACTACGAGCTGATCTCCTGGCGCCGCGCGGACGCCGAGCTGAACTACCGCCGGTTCTTCGCGGTGAACTCGCTCGCCGGGCTGCGGGTGGAGGATCCGCGGGTGTTCGAGGCGACGCACGCCGAGATCGGGCGCTGGCTGCGCGAGGGCCTGGTCGACGGCCTCCGCGTGGACCACCCCGACGGTCTGCGCGACCCCGGCGACTACCTGCGCCGGCTCGCCGGCCTCGCCGACGGGCGCCCGATCTGGGTCGAGAAGATCCTGGAGGGCGACGAGCGCATCCCCGACTGGCCGATCGCCGGAACGACCGGCTACGACGCGCTCGGGATCGTCGACCGGGTGTTCGTCGACCCCGCGGGCGAGGAGCCGCTGACCGCGCTGGCCGAGGAGCACGACGCGCGCGAGGAGAGCAGGGACTGGCCGGGCCTCGTCCACCGGCGCAAGCGCGCGGCGGCCGACGGGATCCTGCGGTCGGAGGTGCTGCGGGTGGTGCGAGAGCTCGGTTCGCCCGCGGGGGAACCGGATCCGGAGGCGGCGTCCGAGACCTGGGCGGACGCAGTGGCGGAACTGGCGGCGTGCTTCCCGGTCTACCGGAGCTACCTCCCGTTCGGCGCGGACCACCTGAGTGCGGCGCTCGACGCGGCGGCGGCCTCGCGGCCGGACCTGGCCGACGCGCTGAACGGGGTGGGCGAGGCGTTCGCCCCGGGCCCTGACGGCGGCATCGCGCCGGCATCCGCACGGTTCCAGCAGACCAGCGGCGCGATCATGGCCAAAGGCGTCGAGGACAACGCCTTCTACCGGTACTCCCGGCTGGCCTCGCTGACGGAGGTGGGCGGCGATCCCAGCGAGTTCGCCCTCCCGGTCGGGGAGTTCCACCGGCTGCAGGAGCGGCGGCTGGCCGCGCTCCCGCACTCGCTGACGACGCTCAGCACGCACGACACCAAACGCAGCGAGGACACACGCGCGCGCATCGCCGTGCTCGCGGAGCTGCCGGAACGCTGGGGGCGCTTCCTCGCCGCCGTGCGCCTGCGCGTGTCGGTCGGCGACGGGTCGCTCGAGAACCTGCTCTGGCAGTCGATCGTCGGCGCCTGGCCCGCGTCGCGCGAGCGGCTGCACGCCTACGCGCTCAAGGCCGCACGCGAGGCCGGAGCGAGCACGAGCTGGGCCGATCCGGACGCGTCCTTCGAGGACGCGCTCGGCGAACTGGTCGACGCCGCCTTCGACGACGCGCGCGTTGCAGCGGAGGTGACCGCCATCGCAGCGATCCTCGACGCGCCGGGAGCGAGCAACGGCCTCGGCGCCAAGCTGGTCCAACTGACGTTGCCCGGCGTCCCGGACGTGTACCAGGGGTCCGAGCGCTGGGAGCGCTCGCTGGTCGACCCGGACAACCGGCGGCCGGTGGAGTTCGACGCGGCGGCCGGGCTGCTCGCGCACCTCGACGAGGGCAGGCTGCCGCCGATCGACTCGTCGGGCGCGGCGAAGCTGCTGGTCACCTCCCGTGCGCTGCGGCTCCGCCGCGACCGGCCGGAGCTGTTCTCGGAGTACCGGCCGGTGACGGCCTCCGGCGACCGCGCGGACCACCTTGTGGCCTTCGACCGCGGCGGCGCGATCACGCTCGCGACCCGGCTGCCGGTCGGCTTGGCGGCGGCGGGAGGCTGGGGCGACACCTCGGTCGACCTCGGCGACGCCGCCCTCCGGGACGAGCTGACCGGTCGCGAGGTGAGCGGCCGGGTGCGTCTCGCCGAGCTCTTCGATCGGTACCCGGTGGCGCTGCTGGCGGTGGGCCGATGA